GATGAGGACGGCGCCCACGCCGGCCGTGCCCTCGTTGCCGCCGGAGCCGCAGCTGATGGCGCGGTTGTAGTAGTCGGAGTGACGGAAGCCGATGCAGTGACCGAGCTCGTGGGTGATGACGTGCTCCGCCACGTCGGCGCTGTAGCTGCTCAGGCCCGTGCCGATGTTGATGGTGCCGTAGGGCTGGCCGCCGGAGGGGAAGCCCGCGGAGCCGCCCGTGCCGGACGTCGTCTGGGCGGTGATGTTCGCGTTGCAGCCCGTGGTGGGGCCACGCGCGAACGTCAGCACGAGGCCGCGCTGGTTGTAGTTCTGGATGGCCGCGTCGAGGCCCGCGCTCAGCCGGGCGTTGTTGGTGAAGGCGGCGGTGGGGTTGATGCAGATCTTCTTCGTGCCGGTCACCAGGTTGGTCGTGCGGTACTGCTCCGACGTCACCTTGTCGGTCTGCAGCATCTCGCGCGAGGCCGTCAGCGTCACGTGCGCGTCGCGGCCCACGTACACGGCACCATCCACCTCCATGATGTCGTTGATGGGGAAGCCCGCCTCGACCAGGTTAGAGATGATCTCCTCGTTCTCGCTCTGCGGCGCGGTGTCGTTACCGCAGCCGGCCATCAGCGCGCCACAGCTCACCGCGAGGACTGCCGCTCTCTTGAACATGTCAGATTCCTCAGATGCAACGGGGGGACACGCCGCCGCCCGACTTTCCGTCAGCCACGGTGGCGTGCCGGGCCTGTGAGCAACTGTTGGGCCACATCCCTCGATAGAGAGGCAAAGTTGGTTTTAATGGAAAGGCCTGGACTATCCGTGCTCCAGGTGCGGGCGAGCCCTCGTAAAGGGACCTGACACGGGTCTCTGTAAGAGCCTGGTCTGACGATGGTTTTGGTCCGTTCGTACCGGCGACCCGATTTTGGACAGGGGTGTCTTTGAATCAGTCACCAGCCCCTGGGGTCGAGTCTACCCGCGAGCACACCGGGTGTGGCCGGGAGCGAGACGGTGCGCGTGTGGACGAACGTGTCGTCATTGAGCCGCCGCGTCAAGGGGGGTATTCGCGTGACGCGGGGCGCCTGGTGCGTGCATGCGCGCCAATGGCCGGGGATGGGCAGGGCGGGTGTGGGCGGCGTGGCCGGGTCGAGATGTCTCGGGTGTCTCAGTCGGCCCGCGGCGCAAGGCGCGTCGTCCCGTTGTCCCGAGCGCCCGCTTCCCGATGGAGCGCCGTCGGGGCATGTCGCCGTCCGCGACATGTTATACGCGTGCTCGGCACGCGGGGTCGTGACCCAGAGGGGGAGTTCGAGGAATGTCGGAGCGGCAGATCGAGATGTACTGGCGGTGCTCGAGTTGCAACCATCGCAACCTCGGCCGCCACATGGTGTGCCGGCAATGCAAGAACGCCAAGGACGGCAGTGAGCAGTACGAGATGCCGGAGGACCCCTCCTCCGCGGTGACGGTGACGGACGAGGCCCTGCTGCGCATGGCGCTGGCGGGGCCCAACTGGCGCTGCGCCTACTGCGACAGCGACCAGCGTGCCCTCGACGGGAGTTGCAAGAACTGTGGCGCGGCCGTCCCGGAGATGTCGCCCTCCGCTCCAGATGATACATCCGATACATCCGGGTCTTCGGCTCCGAGGGAGTCCCTGTTGGAGAAGTCCAGGCGCCGCCCGGGGTGCACGGCGCTGCTCGTCCTCGCGGTCGTCTTCGGGTGCTGCTGCCCGTGCTGGATGTCCTCGAAGGACGTGAAGCCGGGCAGCCCCGCGCCCGCCGCGCAGGCCGTGGGTGGGCCGGAGTGGACGAGGTCGTTGAAGGTCACGGAGGTGTCGTGGGTCCACACGGTGTCGGTGGACCGCTACCTGCTCGTCGAGAACGAGGGCTTCGCCGAGGACCGCCCCGAGAGGGCCCTCGCGGTGAAGGCCCAGGGCAAGCGGCACCACCATGATGACGAGGTGCTGGAGGGCTACGAGACCGTCTACTTCACGGAGTCCGTCCAGAAGGGCTACTCCACGGAGAGCTACCGGGAGGACGAGCCCTGTGGCCAGGACTGCGAGACGACGCCCAAGAAGTGCAAGGAGACGTGCACGAGCAACCGCAACGGCTTCGCCACCTGCAAGACGACCTGCACGGGAGGCAACCGCGAGTGCTCCACGCGGTATTGCTCGGTGAAGAAGACACGGAAGGTCCCCCGCTATGTCGATGAGCGGCGCTCCCGCCAGGAGCCGCGCTATCGCAGCGTGCCTCGGAGCGCGACGTGGTTCACCTGGAAGGAGTGGGAGTGGAAGTTCGACCGGAAGGTGACCGCGAGCGGAGCGACGACCGAGACGCGCTGGCCCACGGACGCGGAGCTGCGGCCGGTCAAGCCGCTGGCCAAGGGAGAGCGGGAGCGCAGTGAGCGCAGCGGGACCTACCGTGTCGTCCTGAAGGACGACGCGAATCCTCCCGTGACGTACACGCCGACGACGCTCGAGGAGTTCCAGCGCTTCCCCCTGGGCAGTACGCACACCGTCCAGAAGGAGGGCGACAGGCTCACGGTCATCCCGCCGAAGCCGTCGGAGTCCGCAACGGCGGCGGTGCCGGAGACGGCCCCCACCTCGGCCACCGTCCCTGCGACGGCGCAGGGGAAGACTTCCTCGCCAACGACCGTCCCAGGTCCGGCGTCGGCGAAGACGCCCTCGCCTGTCACGGCCCCGGCGCGGTCGAAGGAGAAGACGCCCGCGCCTGCCACGGCGTCGGCGTCGGGAAAGGCTTCCCCACCCGCCACCGTCCAGCCGGCATCGGCGAAGGAGCACGCGCCAGTCTCCACTCCAGCACCGCAAGAGAAGTCGCCCGCTCCAGCGAGTGACGCGGTGACAGGCCACCCAGCACCGCAAGAGAAGTCGCCCGCACCGGCCCCCGCCGCTCCAGTGAAGTGACGCGGTGACAGGCCGCCCATCGCCGCCAGAGACGGCGCTGGAACCGGCCCCCGCTCCAGCGGAGCGATGTGGTGACACGCGACCCGGCGCCGCCAGAGACGGCGCTG
This sequence is a window from Myxococcus stipitatus. Protein-coding genes within it:
- a CDS encoding zinc-dependent metalloprotease gives rise to the protein MFKRAAVLAVSCGALMAGCGNDTAPQSENEEIISNLVEAGFPINDIMEVDGAVYVGRDAHVTLTASREMLQTDKVTSEQYRTTNLVTGTKKICINPTAAFTNNARLSAGLDAAIQNYNQRGLVLTFARGPTTGCNANITAQTTSGTGGSAGFPSGGQPYGTINIGTGLSSYSADVAEHVITHELGHCIGFRHSDYYNRAISCGSGGNEGTAGVGAVLIPGTPSTATVGGSIMNSCFRSTETGEFTSSDITALNYLY